CCACCGGAGACCATTCGTTGTCTTGCCCTTCTAACATGTACTTGTAACGCACACGCTTAGGATTAGTTAAACTAGTACCAACAAAATCAAACGTAATATGATTGTCGAAATAACTGAAAGATTTATTTTCAGGAATTTCAACTTCTTTAAAATTTATTCTAGGATTTTTAATGGAAGTAATTGGCTCTACATTATTATTTTTTTCATTATCTGATTTGTATTTAACCAACCCAATAATAGTACCAAACCACAAATTTCCGTCTTTATCTTTGCATGCGGCATTTGGGTTTATCTCTACTCCTAAAAACCCATCGTACCTACCGTAATGCTTAATTGTTTCTTCTTTTAAATTGAACTTATCAATTCCTAAACCAGAACCAATCCACAAATTATTTTTATTGTCTGCAAGAAGTAAAAAAGGAGAGTCTGAACTTAATCCATCTTTTGAAGAATAATTTTTAAACGATTTTCCATCGTATTTATAAACACCGTTATCAAAAGTTCCTATCCAAATATTTCCAGCAGCATCTTCTGTAAATGAAATGGTAAATCGACTAGAATAACCTTCTTTATCTGTGAATTTTTTGAAAGACTTACCATCATAAACAGTTAAATCTCCGGCTAATGAACCTAACCAAACATTATTTTTGCTATCACAAAATATACTATATACTTTGTCGCTACCCAAACCATCCTTGGTAGTATAGTTCCTTACCGATTTTGTTTTTAAATCATATCTGTAAATTCCATTTCCATTACTTGCAAACCAAATTCCATTGTTGTTATCGCCTGTAACAAAGTAAATCTCTTTGGCACTTACACCATCTTTTTCAGTAAGCGTTGTTACTTTTTTAGAAGATGGATCTAAATAGGAAATGCCTTCCCCAAAATTGCTAAACCAAACATTTCCTTGAACATCTTCATAAAGAGAAACAATATTTTGAACTTCGCTCTTTTTGCCTGTATAATTTACAAACTTCGATTCATTTGTGTTTTCTCCCTTTATAAACTTAACAACTCCGCCCTCTGTACCCAACCAATAATTTCCGTCTTTGGACTGCGCTACGGCCCATATCAAACTATTATCAAGGCCTTCGTTTATGCCGTACATTTCAAACTGCTCATCAAAGTATTGATTAAGATTTAAGGATGTTCCAATCCAAATATTTCTCTCTCTATCTTGAATGATAGACAATACCTTATCGCTGCTTAACCCATTCTCGGTATTAATTTTCTGAAATAAATTCCCTTTATACCCATTAGCCTCCAACCTATCCAAAAATTTGGCAAATCCGCCTCCATTTGTTCCAATAAAGATTGTTCCGTTTACATCTTGGTATATAACACTAACATTATTGCTTGGCAATCCTTTTTTTGTATCATATATGGTAACAGAACCGTTTTCAGACAGCTTTATTAAGCCTTTATCGGCAGTACCTATCCATAAATTGTTTTTGTTGTCAAATAATAGGGACTTTATACTAGAAGAAGGAATCCCCTTTTTAATACTTACACTTCCCGATGAACTAATAACAGCCAACCCATTGTTGGTAGCAACTAACAATTCTTTATTTTTATTTTCTGCAATCGAAAAGATGCTTTCGCTCGGCAATCCAGCTGATTTACTAAGCTCTTCGAATTTGCCATTGGTAAACTTAAGTAAGCCGGCACCATCTGTACCAAACCACATTATTCCGCTTGCATCTTGGTAAATACAAGTAATCTGCTTTACTAGATTAATACCCTCAGGCACTATTTCCGTAAATACTTTTGTTTTGGAATCGTATTTCGTAATTCCTCCTGCCCAATGGCCAAACCAAATATTCCCATCTTTATCTATACAACTAGAGATAACACGGTTTTGGGCTAATCCATTTTTCTTGGTAAAATTCTCGAACTGTAATCCGTTGTATTTAGAGATGCCTGCCATTGTACCCACCCAAATATTTCCATCTTTATCATGCACCATAGTATAAATGCTTGACTGAGGCAACCCTTCCTCTATACCAAACTGATTAAGGTTTATTGTTTGAGCATTTATATACCCAATCTGAACAAACATTGTAAAAAATAAACAGAGTACTAATCTTATTCTATCCATGATTCTCAACTATTTTCTATTATTTTTATAATACATATCTACTTCATCATATAACTTGGTAAGAGCATTACCCGTTTCATACTTTGCAGATAAGTTTTTAACCTTATTTTTTTCGACTTTCGCTTTTGCCTTTTGCAATTTTACTATATCACCCACTTGCTCTGACCTAACAGTTAAGGCCTCTATAGTTTTTTTATCCGTTACATCTTGACGTAAAAAATCAAGTTTAGTAACGGGCTTTTTCTCTACCGGTGCTACAGTTTGTGTCGCTATCGGCTTTTCTTCTGCTGGCTCTAAAGTTGTGGTTGTGGTTCCTGTTGCAGTAGCTTGCTTTACAGCTAGTGTTGGAGTTGTTGCCACAGTAGAAGTTGCTGCTAAGGTTGGGGTTTGCGCTGCCACAGTTGGTGTTGAGGCAACGGTTGGCGTTTCAGCTACTGTAGGAGTTACAGCCACGGTTGGCGTAGGCTTTGACTCAACAGGTTTTTCGACATTTTTCACAAGCTCTTTAATATCAGAAGGAGGCTCACCTGTAGATAGTGCACTTTCCTTAATTCTAGCAACAATTCTCTCAAAAGTAACTGGATCTACCTTTTTAGCTTGAGCTCTAATTTCTTTGTCGTATTTAATATCTGCAACAAAGTCATCTTTTTTCTTATCGTAAATAAGCTTACCGTAGGGAATATCCAAAACAGCGGCAGTATCTTTCAAATTAATAATATTTATAGACAACGAAATTTCTATATCCTTAGCAAAAGGCTTTTCAGAAGCCCCATCCATTACCGTACTAATTAATACTTTCTTCTTAATATATCCCTTTTTGGAGGCAGAAACGATGTATTCCTTTTGAAGTAAATAGTCGAAATTAAAACCCTTCTTATCTACGATATTCTCATCTAGTTTTATCCAATTTCCGCCTCTGTTTTCAAGTATCGAAATTCTAACCCCATCTAACTTTTTCCCTGTTTCTCTATCTACAACAATGGTCTTGGCTAATAGAGTATATGCATCTTCTTGTGAATAAAGAAAACTGGTATTGGAAATCAATACAACAATTAATGTAAAAAGAAAATAGTTTATTCTATTACCCATCATGCTCGGTTAATTGGCATCCAATAAATGTAAAAAAATATATCTAAAAAACAGAATTTGCATTTTTAAAAAAATTAGGTACGTTTGTACATAACCACACATTAAATTATTTAATGATTACATCCGGTTCACATTTTATTTCGGAGATATACAAAATGATGTCCGATCAAAAAATTATCCTTACCTATTTGGGTGATGTAACTCCGGAAATTACCAATGCTATACTTAAAGCCATTAAAACTGATGATGCTCGGTTTAACAATGAGGTTGTAACTAAAAAGAAAGTTTACAAAATAATTGTAGAATGCCTTGAAAACATTACTAGGCATTCCGAACGAGTGGAGCGAAAGATGAGTCAATCTATTTTCTTATTAGGTAGAGATGATGATAATTACTACATAATAACAGGTAATTATATATATGGTTCGCAAGTAGATTCGCTTAAAAGCGTTTTAAACGAGGTGAACAATATGAATAAAGAACAAATAAAAGATAAGTACAGGGAAATATTAAATGAGGGTAAAATATCAGAAAAAGGTGGTGCCGGGTTGGGAATTATAGATATTGCATTGAAATCGGAAAACAATATAGAATACGAGTTTGTTCCTATTGACAGCGATGTCTCTTTTTATATTTTTAAAGTTCAAGTTTCTAAAAACCAAATATAGATTTTACAATGGACGCATTAAGATTAGACTCAACAGAATTTACGCCAAAAGTAATATTTGATCCTGCTGGTGGAAAATTTGAAATTTCAGGAGAGTCACGACCTGAAAATTCAGGTAAATTTTACGAACCACTAATAAATTGGTTAGATCAGTATAAAAACAATGCCAAATCTGGAAGTATCAATTTTGAATTCCGGTTTGAGTATTTCAACTCTTCTTCTGCTAAATATATATTAGACATTTTGAAGCATATCAATACTATTAATCAAAACGGTTGTAAAGTTAAAATTAAATGGAGTTTTGATGCTTTGGATGAAGATATGAAGGAATCTGGTGAGGAATTTTCTAAATTAATAGATGTTCCTTTTGAATTTGTTTCTATTGAATAATTGGCTTAAGCTAATTATAATACGTAAGCTAAAATTATGACAAAAATACTTGCCAATGATGGCATTGACGAACAAGGAAAAGCCCTGCTTGAAAAAGCAGGCTTTTTTGTTTCTACCGAAAAAGTAAAACAAGAAGAGTTAAGTAGTTTTATTACTGAAAATCAAATTGAAGTACTTACCGTTAGAAGTGCAACAAAGGTTAGAAAAGATATTATTGACAGCTGCCCCAATCTTAAAATAATTGCACGGGGCGGTGTTGGGATGGATAATATTGATGTAGAGTACGCAAAATCAAAAGGGATAGAGGTTATCAACACACCTGCTGCATCATCTAATTCTGTTGCAGAGCTTGTTATTGCTCATTTATTTGGAATTGTGCGTTTTTTGCATCAATCTAATAGAGAAATGCCCATAAAAGGCAATACCGAGTTTGAAACACTTAAGAAAAAATATTCTTCCGGTACAGAACTAAAAGGAAAAACTATCGGCATTATTGGATTTGGACGAATTGGACAAAGTGTTGCTAAAATTGCGTTGGGCTTGGGAATGGATGTGGCTGCATACGACCCTTATTTAGAGAAAGTTGAATTTAAATTAGATATAAAATACGCCAATCCAATTAAAATAAACATGCACACTACCTCATTGGAAAGTGTATTAGAAAAATCAGATTTTTTAACGTTGCACGTTCCTGGAGGCGAAGTTATTGCTAAAAAACAACTAAGTAAGATGAAAAAGGGCGTTGTATTATTAAATGCATCGCGTGGGGGCGTAATAAATGAAAAAGATTTACTGGATGCACTAAATTCAGGTCAAGTTGCACATGCTGCATTGGATGTTTTTGAAAACGAACCTAAGCCAATGCAAGCTTTATTAAACCACCCAAATATATCGTTAACTCCGCATATTGGAGCTGCAACCCTTGAAGCTCAAGAAAGAATTGGTGTGGAGCTTGCCGAAAAAATAATTGCTACTATCAAACAACCAAAATAAAAATGGCAACTGTAGTTCCATTCAAAGCAATACTTCCCAAAAAAGAACTAGCTGGGGTTGTAGCAAGTAGGTCTGTTGATTTTTATTCGCACGAGGAGTTAGAAAAATCGTTAACTACTAATCCAAACTCATTTTTGCACGTTATACATCCCGACTTTAGCGACAAACAGCATACTAAGCCGGGCAGTATTGAGCGATTGACAAAAATCAAAAAAAAACTCAATGAACTAATAGATAATGGAACGTTTACCGCATTAACAGAGGATGCTTTTTTCATTTATCGCCAATCTTCCGAATTTAATTCTTATACGGGTATAATTGGATGCGCCTCTGTTGAAGATTACTGGAAAGGGGAAATAAAAATTCACGAGCACACTTTAACAGAGCGAGAAAATAAACTGAAAGAATATTTAGAGGTATGTAATTTTAATGCAGAGCCCGTATTATTTGGATATCCTAGCAACCACAAAATAAATACCATAATAGAAACAGTGCTTTTGCATAATCCCGACATAAGCTATACTACTGAAAAAAACAGCAAACATGAATTATGGAAAGTTGTTGGAACTGAAGCACAGCAAATTCAAGCGGAGTTTTGTACTATTAAAAACATCTATATTGCCGATGGTCATCACAGATCAGCATCTTCGGCTCTTTTAGGAAAAAGCAAAAAGGAAACAAACAAAGCCCATACAGGAAAAGAAGCATACAACTATTATCTTGGGGCATTCTTTCCGGAAACACAATTAAAAATAGTTGAATTCAATAGGGTCGTAAAAGATTTGAATGGATTGTCAGCAGCTGAATTTATTGCCAAGGTGGAAAATTATTTTACGGTAGTAAAAAAATCGGAAGAGTTGCTGCATCCTAAGGCTTTGCACGAAATCGTATTGTATCTCGAAAAAAAATGGTACTTACTAAAACCCAGAGCTGTTCTTATAAATGAGCAACATCCAGTAGAATCTCTTGATGTACACATTTTATCTGAATTTATTTTATCACCTATTTTAGGAATAAAAGATTTGAAAACCGACAAAAGAATTTCCTTTTCTCCCGGCATAAAAAGCAATTTAGAATTACTAAAATTATGTGAAGATGGAAAAGCAAAAGCTATATTCTTCTTATACCCTATTCAATTCGAGCAAGTAAAACGTGTTGCCGACAATAATTTAGTAATGCCTCCAAAATCAACTTGGGTAGAGCCTAAAATGCCTAGTGGGCTAACTATTTATAGTTTACAAGGAGACCTATAAAAATTTGATTATGGGATATATTGCCGATAATTTAAAGAAAATAAAAAGTGAAATACCTGCCGATGTAACGCTTATAGCAGTAACAAAAACGCACCCGGTATCACTTATCAAGGAAGCGTATGCTGCTAATCACAAAATTTTCGGAGAAAATAAGGTTCAAGAATTAGTTTCGAAAAACACGGAGCTACCCAGTGACAGTGAGTGGCATTTAATTGGTCACCTACAAAGCAATAAAGTAAAACATATTGCACCATTT
Above is a window of Bacteroidota bacterium DNA encoding:
- a CDS encoding DUF1987 domain-containing protein, with amino-acid sequence MDALRLDSTEFTPKVIFDPAGGKFEISGESRPENSGKFYEPLINWLDQYKNNAKSGSINFEFRFEYFNSSSAKYILDILKHINTINQNGCKVKIKWSFDALDEDMKESGEEFSKLIDVPFEFVSIE
- a CDS encoding SiaB family protein kinase, with amino-acid sequence MITSGSHFISEIYKMMSDQKIILTYLGDVTPEITNAILKAIKTDDARFNNEVVTKKKVYKIIVECLENITRHSERVERKMSQSIFLLGRDDDNYYIITGNYIYGSQVDSLKSVLNEVNNMNKEQIKDKYREILNEGKISEKGGAGLGIIDIALKSENNIEYEFVPIDSDVSFYIFKVQVSKNQI
- a CDS encoding DUF1015 domain-containing protein, translating into MATVVPFKAILPKKELAGVVASRSVDFYSHEELEKSLTTNPNSFLHVIHPDFSDKQHTKPGSIERLTKIKKKLNELIDNGTFTALTEDAFFIYRQSSEFNSYTGIIGCASVEDYWKGEIKIHEHTLTERENKLKEYLEVCNFNAEPVLFGYPSNHKINTIIETVLLHNPDISYTTEKNSKHELWKVVGTEAQQIQAEFCTIKNIYIADGHHRSASSALLGKSKKETNKAHTGKEAYNYYLGAFFPETQLKIVEFNRVVKDLNGLSAAEFIAKVENYFTVVKKSEELLHPKALHEIVLYLEKKWYLLKPRAVLINEQHPVESLDVHILSEFILSPILGIKDLKTDKRISFSPGIKSNLELLKLCEDGKAKAIFFLYPIQFEQVKRVADNNLVMPPKSTWVEPKMPSGLTIYSLQGDL
- a CDS encoding D-2-hydroxyacid dehydrogenase, whose protein sequence is MTKILANDGIDEQGKALLEKAGFFVSTEKVKQEELSSFITENQIEVLTVRSATKVRKDIIDSCPNLKIIARGGVGMDNIDVEYAKSKGIEVINTPAASSNSVAELVIAHLFGIVRFLHQSNREMPIKGNTEFETLKKKYSSGTELKGKTIGIIGFGRIGQSVAKIALGLGMDVAAYDPYLEKVEFKLDIKYANPIKINMHTTSLESVLEKSDFLTLHVPGGEVIAKKQLSKMKKGVVLLNASRGGVINEKDLLDALNSGQVAHAALDVFENEPKPMQALLNHPNISLTPHIGAATLEAQERIGVELAEKIIATIKQPK